ATACCAGCAACCTACAATATTTCGGTAAAAATGTAGGCTGGATTGATAATATTGATTTCAACGTTTACTACAAAGAAGTTGAGCGTAAACAGTCGACTAAGACCGGTGGCAACTATGAAACAGCCAAAGTAGTGACAAGCGGCGCTAATCTGAATTTAGACAGCGCGTTAGGTGAGAGCCATATGATCAAATATGGGATAAACTGGCGTGAGCAAGAAGCGAAACCGGATCATTTTGAATATGATTATATTGTCAAACAGCGCAAAGAAGATGTCGGTCTGTATGCTGAAGGGATTTGGGGCTTTGGTCCGGTCACGTTAACCACTGGCTTGCGCTATGACTATTTCCGTTTCACAGCCATGGATAATAAATCTGCTAGCGACGGAAAACTTAATCCGAGCGTCGGTTTAATCTGGGAAGTTAATCCAAATTTAAGTTTTAACGTTAGCCATAACTACGCAACCCGTAGCCCGCGTATCTTTGAACCGGTACTGTCAACAGGTAAATCCAGAGGTAAGCAAAGAGTTATTTCTGCGGTAGATGATCTAAAAGCGGAACATTCTCGTAATACCGAAATCGGCTTTAACTACCAACTTTCCGATCAACTTTCTTTAAGCGGAAGCTATTTCTGGCAAACCATTGATGACGTCGTGGCGTTAAGAAAAGTTAAAACAGGCTTTGAAGAGCTTTATAATGGCGGAAAACTGAAAAATCAAGGTTATGAATTGAGTGCGGCTTATCGCTATGGCGGTTTAACGCTACGCGCGGGAGTTGCTGACAGCAAACCGGAATTACACGGTTCAGCAGTAGATGCTAATCGTTTAGCAATGTTAATCGGACGGACATGGACGCTTAGCACTGCCTACAAATTTGAACAGCCAAATATCGAAATCGGTTGGCGCGGTCGTTTTGTTGAAAGTGAAAAAGGATCACCAAGCAGAGGATCTAATACCTCCCAACAAGAACTTAATCGTCCAGGTTATGGGGTAAGCGACTTTTTCGTCAACTGGAAACCGCTTAACAATGATGACTTAAATATTAATTTTGCATTAGATAATGCCTTTAATAAATACTATAAAAGTCATAGCCAACGTACGGGAATTAACTCCCTACCAGAAGCAGGTCGTAACTTCAGAATTAGCATGAATTATACCTTCTAATATTTGACAAAAGTGCGGTAATTTTTACCGCACTTTTAGCAACACGTTTTGACCACCAGAATGAACTTTGTTAGAATGCGCTGTTAATTAAAAGTAATTCTCAATTTCAAATTTATGTCAATTTTTAACTACAACTAGGACGAATATATGTCGCAACTCTTCATCTTTTTACATGAATATATTGATTATATTATTCTCGGATTGCTCGGCTTGATGAGCTTTATTATGTTATGGTTTGCGCTAGAACGCTTTATCTTTTTAAGCCGAGTTCAAGTTTCCCGTTATACCAATATTCATGAATTGGATATTGATTTGACGCGTAATTTAACGACGATTTCGACCATTGGTTCAAATGCGCCCTATGTTGGGTTGTTAGGAACCGTTATCGGTATTTTACTAACGTTTTATGAACTGGGAAATTCTGGGGGCGATATTGATGCCGCGGCGATTATGCTCAATTTATCTCTTGCCTTAAAAGCGACTGCGGTAGGGATTTTGGTCGCGATTCCATCAATGGTGTTTTATAACGGATTAACCCGTAAAGTAGAAGTCAATCGTTTAAAATGGAAAGCACTAAACGGACAAAAAAATGTAGGAGCCTAAGGTGAAAAAGTTTGATGAAATCAACATTATTCCTTTCATTGATATTATGTTGGTGCTGTTAGCCATTGTACTGATTACCGCCAGTTTTATTTCGCAAGGTAAAATCCAAGTTAATGTCCCGAAAGCCAGTACAACGGTCGCCTTCAAATCGGATGATTTAGCTAAATTATTAACGGTAACTGAAGATGGCGAAATTTATTTTAACGATCAACCGATTTCATTGGAAAAGTTAGAACAAGAAGTGACGCAATGGGATAAAGCGCAAAAAGTCACATTAAAAGTAGATGCGGGTTCAACATTCCAAGATTTTGTAACCATCACCGACTTAATGGCGAAATATCAAATTACCAATGTCGCCATTGTGACCATGAAAGAAAAAGGAAAATAAATGGTCAGTAAACGTTATTCTTGGGTTGGTTTTTTCCTCTCTTTGCTCTTTCATGCCACACTCATTATCGCGATTTTCTATACTGTCAATCGAGACAGCGCAAACAGCCAAGCCGCTGAAGAACAAACCTCGATTTCGATAGAAATGATGATGGGAACGGTGATGGAGGAACCAGAGCCGGAACCGCAAAACGAGCCCGAACCGAAACAAGAAGTGATTGCTAAAGAAGAAGTCGCTGATCCTACGATAAAACCAGAACCGAAAAAAGAAAAACCGCCAGAAAAGAAACCGGAAAAGCCGAAGGAAAAAGTTAAACCTAAAGAGAAGAAAGACAAACCTAAACCGAAAAAACAAGATGATAGACCGAAAAGCGATCGGGTTGTCGATTCTGACGCTAAGATAAATGCGGTACGTGCCGGCAACGCGAATATCACGACACTAAACCCAAATCTCACAGGAAACGGGAGTAATGCTGATGAACTTAGTGCCTATCGTTCAGCGTTACGACGCGAAATAGAGCGACATAAACGCTATCCAAAGCGTGCTAAAATGATGCGTCGCCAAGGAATTGTCACAATCGGTTTTACTATCGCCGCAGATGGTGGTTTAAGCAATGCGCAGGTTGTTAAAAGTTCAGGTACGGATGATTTGGATCAGGCAGCGCTAAAAGCAGTTCAAAGTGCACGCTCGATCGGACCTAAACCTAAAGGCATGGGTAGCGCAATTAGTGTACCAATTAGCTTTAAAATTCAGTAAGTGAATTTTTAGTAAGTTAATATCTCAAATTTAATATACGAAAAACCCAATCTTGTCTTGATAAGATTGGGTTTTGTTTGATATACCAAAAATAAGAACAACTATTTTGTCCTATAGGCATATAAATAGGCATATAAAATACAAAAAGCCCCTCTATTTTGTGCTATCTGCCCTTTATCCCCACCGCCATCTCAACCCGAAAGTCAAGATGCGCGGTGAAGTCGTTACGTTATCTTACCAAAGATACCCCACACCGACAGCGCCGCCAAGGTCGCCGGCAGAGTTGCTGGTGCCTTGTAAGCGGATGCTGATTTTGCCATTATCGCTCATTTTGGAGTAGCCCAAGGCTATGGCGCTATGTCCTTTGAACGCTCCAGCAGAGGCGGCAAGCATGGATTTCCCCGGTATCGCCGAGCTTGGTAAGCTGGCGGCAGCCAAGGCGCCGGCAATTCCTGCGCGCATTTCGCGGTTGGTATTGCTCAATTGGGTGCGCAGTTCATTATTTTGGCTATCCACATAATTTTTATTCACTGCAACATAGCCGCTCGCATCCGGTTTGACATTCGGTAGCAAGATTTCGCCGCGCTGACCGTCAAGAGCAATATCGCCTTGTGCTCCTTTGACCACCAGCCCGTTTTTCGTTGCTATCAAGGAAGGTTCGCCTGCTTGACCGGTTAAGCGTAAGCCTTGTTGTGCGGATAGGGTGGCGTGATTTACGCCATCTTGCAAGCGGACGCCATCCAAGCGATAGCCTGCCGCTTTTCCGGCGTTGGCACCTTTGCCCACAATCTCGGTTCCCTGCGCGCTCACGCGGGTTTCGCTGTCCGCGCTAACAGTTTTTAGCCCGTTACTATCGAGCAATGATTTTTTACCATGAATTTCGCGGGTTTCCACCGAGGTCATGCCTTGCAATTTATCGGATAATTTCACGCTCAACCCTTGTCCATCTTGCGCGAGCTCCACCTTAATATTGCCCGCGGCGGAAGTATCACTGTTAAATTCCCCTTCGCCGGTAATGGACAAGGTTTCCCCAAGGTGTTTATGCACTGTCAGTCCATCATTGCCCACCACGTTCAAGCCAGCCCGTGCCACCGCTTGCAAGTCCGCTACAGTAGCCACATTGGTTAAGGTAGCGCGACTGTCTGCGTTAACTAAATCGGCGATTTTATCCGTCGCCCCCGTTAGCGCATTATAACGATTGTCATAGGCTTTATTGGCGTCAGATAATTGCGCTTTTGCGGTAGTTAACTCGTTTCTGGCAGTTTTTAAACTGCTTTCTACGCGCGCTAATTCTGCTTTATTTTCTTTTAGGGTCGTCAATGCTTGAGCTTTGTCATCTCCTTCCGGCATTTCATCAATGACTTGCTCCAAACTAGTTACCGCTAAGGTTAAATCAGAAAAAGCTCTAGCCTGTGCGGAAAGGGTTTTCGCTTTCTTCGCAACATCAATCGTTTTTTCATCCACCACTTTCGCCAAGGCATTCAGTTGGGCGTTTTCTTCGGCAGTTGGTGTCTTCACGCCCAACCCACTCGCCACATTCCCCAATAGGGCAGCCTTATCGGTGTTGCCTTGGGCGTTGACTAAAGAAAGTTGTGGATTTTCCACCGCACTTTTTCCGCCTTTTGGCTCGCCATCACGCCCCACATCTGCCGCGTGGTAGTATTTGCCATCATTGGCTTTTACTAAACGCTGACCGGCGCTGTCGGTGTATATCACCGTGCCCGCTTCCCCGTTGCGCAGGGCATTGGCTTTGTCGTTGGCATTGTGACCATTTAGCCCATCTTTCGCGGTTAGCCCTTGATTTGCTGCCGCGGTTGGGTCTGTTGCCGCTTTGCCATCCCGCCCGTCAGCAAAGGTCATCTTGCCATCTTGCCCCGCCAGCGCGCCGGTCGCTGCCACCAATTGCGCTCCGTTTACTGCGTCCGTTGAATCCTCCGCCAGTTTCGCCGCTTTAATATTGCTCACAGTCATTGGCGAGCTTTGCGGTTCGGCTTTAATCACAACTTGGGCTTTTTCTTCCGCACTTAGCTCAACTTTTTGATTATTATTTTCTTTATAAAACTTGCCATCTTTGTCTTTGCTGACTTTGATGTCGTTTAAATAATAATCAAATGGACGGTTGCCGGCGACTTCTTCTAGGGCGCTGTTAAGTTGAGCGTCCACATAGTTTTTATTCGCTGCGCTAGATCCGTCGGCATTTGCCTCAAGATCTTTTAATCCGAGGATAGTACCAGTGCCAGCTTTACCGTCCTCACCTTTGGCAAATGCCAGAGTGGCAGCGTCTTTACCATTGGTATTTTTCGTGGTTAAACTGACCGCACTTTCACCGTCTTTGCCATGGATAGTTAGCCCATTTTTGCCATAGGTGGCATGGGTTTTATCGCCATTGCTGGCGTCTTTATCACTAACGGTTAAACCTTGAGCATCTAATTTGGCAGTATTGCCCTCTTTATCTTTTAAGCTCACCCCGTGGCGATCGTAAGTCGCACTGTTGCCTTTGTTGTCAGAGAGCGTGTTACCGGCAGCGGTTTGTTTATTGGTTAAGGTCGCTGTCGGATCTTTAGCGTCTTTTGCCACCAAGGTATTACCTTCCGCAGTTTGGGTATTGGATTTTTCGCCCTGCGCTAAGGTGATACCGCCGGCGGTTTGGGTGTTGGTTTTTTCACCGTCTTTTAGCGTGGAGCCAAGTAATCCGTAGTCGGCTTGTTTTCCTTGTTCATTCGTCGAGCCATCCGCCGGTGTTAAATGTAACCCCGCCCCATCCAGCGTGCTGATGGCGGATAAGCCGGCATTACCGTCCACCGGTTTAGCTTGGGTGACCAAGGATTTAATCGCAGTTAACGTTTCGTTTAATGAAATCGACAATTTATCATTGTCTGTTTTCACCGCGATATTATTGTCGGTTCCTTTAAACAACGCGATATCAGTCACGCCCTGCCCCACAATCGCCAAGGTTTCGCCGAGGTTTTTGTGAATATCTTTGGCGTCATTGCCGGCGAAATTAAGTCCGGCGGTTGCCAGCGCTTTAAGATCGCTAACATTGGCTGCTTTATGGGAGAAGTCTTTGTCAAGTTCACCCGCCACCAGTTTTTTCACTAAATCACGGGTTTTACCTTGTTTTATTGAGGCAATGCCTCCGTCGTTAATGTCGTCAATTCCCAACCCGGAGCGTAAATTGTCGATCACTACTGGTTTATGTGATGTGCCTTTGCCGCCTAAAGTGATGGCGTCTTTCTTGTCATCATCATATTTCACCGCGGTTTTATCGGCGTCTTCTTTGGCTTTTTTCAGCTGGTTATCTACGTAATTTTTATTAGTGGCGCTGGATCCGTCGGCGTTATCCGCAAGATCTTTTAATCCGGTAATCGCGCCGGTGCCGGCTTTACCGTCCTTATCTTTGGCAAATTCCAGAGTGGCAGCGTCTTTACCGTTTTCATTTTTTGTGGTTAAACTGACCGCATTTTTACCGTCTTTACCACTAATCGTCAGTCCGTCTTTTCCGTAAACCGTATGGGTTTTATCGGCGTCGGAATTTTTATCACCAACGGTTAACCCTTGACCATTTAATTGGGCGGTATTGCCATTTTCGTCTTTTAAGGTCGCGCTGTCGGCGGTGTAGGTGGCGCTGTTACCGTTGTCAGCCTTATCTTTTAAGACAATTTTATCGCCGGTGATTTCTACCGTTTTTTGATCTTTAGTAAAAGTAGCCGATTGCAATCCGGTTAATTGGGCGTTTAAGGCGATTTCTAATCGTTTATTATCCACGGTTTTCACTAGGATATTATTATCCGTGCCATTAAACGCTGCAACTTGCTCTTTTTTCACGCCTTTTCCTACAATTTCTAAGGTTTCGCCAAGGTTTTTGTGAATCAGATGATCGCTGTCATTGCCGGCGAAATTAAGCCCCGCGGTGGCTACCGCTTTAAGATCGCTAACATTAACTGCTTTATGGGATGATTTTTGGTCAAGTTCACCAGCCACCAGTTTTTTCACAAGGTCATTGGTTTTGCCTTGGGTAGCGGAAGCAATGCCGCTGTCGTTAATCTCATCAATTCCCAATCCGGAGCGTAAATTATTGATTTCCACCGGTGAATGTGACGTGTCTTTTCCGCCTAACGTGATGGCATTTTTACTGTCATCATCATATTTCACCGCGGTTTTATCCGCTTCGGTTTTGGCAGTGGTTAACGCATTATCCACATAGGTTTTTACCGCGCCGGCGGTGGCTGCTTTATCTTTATTCCCATTGGTCAGCAGCGTATTTTCATTAATTTCAGTTGCTTTATTTAACACAAAAGTAGCTTGACCATTGCCATTTTCACCATCTTTACTCACAGATACCGTAATATCGCTATTGCCGACAAGTTTAAACTCACTATCGAGTTTATTTTCATGTCTGCTATTCTTACTGTCTGTAAAAATCAGTTTTTTACCGCCAATAAATTCACTGACTTGTTTATCGGTAACCAGTTTAGGTGAGTTTTCCGCTGGTGATTTAAGATTAGCGTCTTTACTTAAATTAGTGATCAACTGGCTTTCATTTAAACCGACTTTAATGGTTTTTGATTTGCCATCTTCACTAGCTTTAGCCTCGACAGTCAATGCGCTAGAAGTTTTAGGCTCTTTTTCAGCTTTAATTGCCTGAACCGCTAATTTTGAGATTTCATCTTTACCGGATTGATCAAGGTTATCCAATGTTTTATTGGCTTTTTTATCAAGCTCAGTATACAGTTGCCCGCCGGTTACTGCGTCTTTTGAATTAGCTTGAATTACACCATCTTCTAAACCGGTAATTTTTTTATTAACGGAGATTTGGTTATCTTCAAGGGTAATTTTCGTTCCATTGCCATCTGCGTTTTTAGCAATAGAGGTAATCCCTTTTAGTTCTGAATTTAGCTTGTGGGTAATTGCTCCTTTGTCTTTTGCTTCAACGGTAATATTGGTATCGCCATTAAAGTCAAGCCCCTCGGATAGTTTTACAGTTTGATCACCGGAACCATTCACTTTGTATTTTATGGTTTGATCTTCAATCGCTTTTTTATTTTTTGCTATATCAGCATTTGCCTTTTGAATATCAGATGTATTTTTAGTTACTTTGTTTTCTACCTCTGTAATTTTATTTTTGTTTTCGTTTATACCATTTTGGGCTGTTTGAATGTCTTGTGTATTTTTATTGATTTTGTCATCAAAGCCAGCAATTTTATCAGTGAAAGCTTTAGCTAAACCAATAGTGATAGCCTGACCATTTTTTTCAACAGATGTTTTAATTTCATTTTCAGTGCCTTTCACTTTTAATTTTTCTGTTTTAAGCGCAACTTTACCGTAATCAGTATTGTTGGAGTTATCTGCCTCCAATTCTAAAGTTGAGCTAACATCTCCGACTTTTTGATCTATATATTCCTTAACAGCTTTAGTTGTTGGCACTTTAGTACTGCTACTACCATTTTTCTCAATATCGGTTTCTTTGTTTAATGTAAACGAGATTTCACCGTTGTCAGTAGCATTAGAAGTCAGATCCGTTCCATCCCCTTTAATCTTCACTGTCGCACCAAGTTGTCGGGTAAATTCGCCACTATCTCCCGCAAACTTCAAGCCTTGATTGATAGTTTCAATACTTTTTTCAATCGCTGATTTGAATGTGGTTTGTTGTTCTCCATCAGTCCCATCTTTCGTTTTCAATTTAGTGAAACTGACATCTTTAAACCCATCACTACCATTATCCGCTTTTTCCAACCCTAAAATACCGGTTGCCATGGTACTAAACACGCTGGCTACGCTGTAGAGTTGTCCGCCGTTGATGGCGTCGGTGGAAGTTTGAGTTACCTCACCGGCGGCGACATGGGTGATTACACGCTCTTTGCCTTTATCGCCGACGCTAACAACTGCTTTATCTTTAGTGCTATTTTGAGAGGTGCCGGCGTTTTCCCAACTAAATTGAATGCCTTTTCCGTTTTCAGCCGGAATAGTCGCGCTAGAAGGTGCGGTCTTTTTCGCCTCTGCTTTTGAGCCTTTGCCTAAAGCGACGGAGTCACCGGCGTTTTTCTCAACCTTAGCCTCGGCACCGATAGCGATCGCGCCCTCACCTTTAGCGGTGGCGTTATAACCGATAGCGATTGCGTGTTTGGCGTCTTTTGTCGCATGCGCTTTAAAACCAAAGGCAATGGAGTCCACACCCTCTGCGCGGTTACTGTTGAAGTTGGAGGCTTTTATTTCCTCTTCTGTTAAGTTAGTGAGTTTCTTTTTGTTTTCCTCTGTGTTGTCTTTTTGAACTGCGGTCTCAATTTGGGTTTGATATTTGTCAAAATCTTTTTTTAATTCTGTCGCCTCTTTCTTGGAATTAGCGCCATTCCCCATGTTTTCCAGTTCTGTAACCACGCTAGTAATATTACTCGCAACCGTAGAGGCATTATTGGGTTGACCTAGTTTCTCCACTTCCTGTTTGATTAACTTTAATGACTCTTCATTAAACGTCTCTTTCCCATTCGCCTTACGGTTTAGGAGGGTGGCGTATTGTTTTGCTAATTCCACATAGCGCTCGTAGTTTTGTACCGCTTTTTGACCGTCGGTGATGCGTTTGGCTTCGCTGTCTGCGGAAGTTTGGTCGACGGCGAGGTATGGCGCGTTGATGCCGGCGCCGCCGGAGGTGAGTAAGTTAACGCGTTCCTCTAATGATTTTAATTGCCCCACGTTGGCGGCGTCGGTGTCTAAATAACCGGACGCGACGTTAACCACGCGGCGCTCATGCCCCTTGGAACCCACGGAAATCACGCCCGATTGCGCGCTGGTTGGGATGGTGATGGAGCCTTTTGGCGTGTATGGGTCGTGCAATAAATCGTTATATAAATAATCAGTTTTGGATTGGTGCCCCAATGCTACGGAGTTATTTAAATAGGCAAGGGACTCAATCCCCAAGGCGATTGAGTTTTGTCCTTTGTAGTGTTTTTTATTTTCTTCAGTTCTGCCAGCAAGGGCTGGATTATCTTTTTCATCCTGCACCCTAGCGCGGTAACCCAAGGCGATACTATTCACCCCTTCAGCATAGGAACGCACCCCGATTGCCATCGCATTCGTCGCACGGTTCCCCGCATAAGCATAAGACCCAATCGCAAACCCGTTAGACGCATCCGCCAACGCCGAATACCCCAACGCTAAACTGTTCTCCCACAACGCAAAAGAACGCCCACCGATAACAATCGCGTTTTTGCCATTGCCCTGCTCACCATGTTTTTGTGTTTTTTTAACTTGAGTTGAACCGATAGTTAATATTACGTCTTTTTCATAATCTAAAGGCATAGTTTCACTACCGTTAGTGTTTTCGTTCTTTAGAATTTCATCAGCTTTTTTATCAAATTTACTATTATCATTCAGATCATCCGCATTTTTATTAAATTCTCTATATAATGCGAGCCATTTACTTCCTGCCTCACTATTAAATCTAGCTCCGGCTCCTACCATACTCCCAATGGCAATACTATGCTCGCCTACAGCTCTAGCATTATAACCGTATGACATAGATCCATTATTGGTAGCTTCGTTAAAGTTACCTATGGCAAGAGAGTTAGCAGCAAATACCCGAGATTCTTGACCAACTGCGATACCGCCCTTAGCACTTTGTGCAACAAATGAACGCATACCTAAAGTAGTAGAATGATCCGCTAACGCAAAAGATAATGCACCGACAGATGTGGATAAGTTTCCAGCAGCAATAGTTCGTGAACCAATGGCAATAGCACCTAACCCACCGGCATAGGTAGGGCTGTATTTTCGATTGTCATTACTACCGTTAATCAAATACTTTTGTTTAAATAAATCGTTAGTGAAATAAGAGTTGTCATTAATTAGATTTTTAAAAACAGCTCTAATCGTATCTTCTGGAAGCATATCGTTAAATTGGTCATTATCAATATCATCATTACCGATAGCAACAGAAGATTTACCATGTGCAAAAACATCTGCCCCTAAAGCTACCGATTGACTGTTTGCACCTGATAGGTGCCCGATAGCGATAGCTTGTCCCATACCTTCTTTTGTTTTTGCTGCTTCACCTATTGCGATAGCTTTTCCACCTGCTGCATGGCTACCGATACCAATCGCAACCATACCACTTTTTTGATCTTCTTCTTTTAGTGAAACAACACCGACTTTCGCCTCCTTACCAATAGCAACATAGTTCTTATAGTTTTGGAGGTTCCATTGATTAGTTAAGTGGACGGAGCCTGTACCGATATTTCTATCTTTCCACCATTCACCAATTTTAAACTCTCCATTAGTCCAACTATAAACATTTTGATCAGCAAACGCCTCGTTTGCTGTCAGCATAATTAAAGCCAGTAAAGTGAGCGAGAAATGAGCAGTTGAGGGGGGGGGGTAGAACGGGTAGTTTGTGAGGTAAGTTGTTGATTCGTAGCAAGTTCTGACACAACTTTGGTTACTCCAGAAGTTACGTCGTACTTGCATTTGAAAATTTTATTCATTTCAAGCTCCTTAACTTAATGTAAATGTTATGAAAATAGTTCGATAATATGGAAATTGGCGGGAAACCCGCACAAATATGAGGGGAATTAGTATAGCGAATATCTCCCCACAGAAAAAGCAGAATTTTTGTCCTTTTAGAAAATTTTTTGCGCGCGGTTTGGGTTTAATAACAAAGGGGACAGCGTAGAAGAATGCGCAGTTGTTGCTGGGCGCTTTTATGAAGCTGTAAAAAATAATGCGAATGTTGCTAAAAGTGCATTGAAAATGCAGCGAAAAATGGCGATATTATGTGCGAGCGTAAGTTGCCATAAATGCTGAGAAAGATGCCTTTAGGCATCTTTTTTATATATGTTTTTATTGGGAAAAGCGCGGAGTGATAGCTTAACACTCTATTCTGTAACGGAAAAAGTTGAGCCTAAACTTCCTCAAATAACGATTATGGAACAGCGCGTTCTTTTGTTGGAAGCGTATTAACGCTTAAACAGTCCGCCGAACCCGCCCATACCGCCCATCATACCTTGCATACCGCGCATCATTTTCGCCATGCCACCTTTGCGCATTTTTTTCATCATGCGTTGCATGTCGTCAAATTGTTTGAGCAATTTATTGACATCTTGCACCTGCGTACCGGAACCTAAAGCGATACGACGCCGACGGGAACCTTTGATAATTTCCGGATTGGCGCGTTCTTTTAAGGTCATGGAGTTAATAATGGCTTCCATTTTGACAAACATTTTATCATCTACTTGATTTTTCACATGATCTGGCAGATTTTTGGCACCGGGTAATTTTTCCAACATGGACATCATGCCGCCCATTTTTTTCATTTCCACTAATTGCTCGCGGAAATCGTCAAGGGTAAAGTGGTCGCCTTTTTTAAACTTCGCTGCCATTTTTTGCGCTTTTTCTTGATCGACATTGCGTTGCAAATCTTCGATCAAGGATAAAACGTCGCCCATGCCTAAAATGCGCGACGCGACGCGATCAGGGTGGAAAGGCTCAAGGGCATCGGTTTTTTCGCCAACCCCTAAAAATTTAATCGGTTTGCCGGTGATTTGGCGGATGGATAACGCTGCCCCGCCGCGGGCGTCCCCGTCCACTTTGGTTAAGATCACGCCGGTTAAGGGTAATGCTTCATTAAACGCTTTGGCGGTATTTGCCGCATCTTGACCGGTCATGGCATCTACGGTAAACAGGGTTTCGATTGGTTGAAGGGCGGTGTGAATTTGTTGGATTTCTTCCATCATCTCCCCATCCACGTGTAAGCGACCGGCAGTATCCACAATCAAGACGTCGTAGAATTTTAATTTCGCTTCAGCAAGGGCGTTTTGGGCAATTGCTACGGGGTTTTGTTGAGTATTAGATGGGTAAAAATCGGCGCCAACTGCTTGCGCTAAGGTTTCTAGTTGTTTGATCGCTGCTGGGCGATAAACGTCAGCTGAAACGACTAAGACTTTCTTTTTATGGCGCTGTTTTAAAAATTGAGCTAATTTTCCGACGGAGGTGGTTTTCCCAGCCCCTTGTAACCCCGCCATCAAAATTACTGCCGGCGGTTGCGTGGCTAAATTTAATTGCTCGTTGGCTTCGCCCATGGCGTTTTCAAGCTCGGCTTGTACAATTTTGAGAAAGGCTTGCCCTGGGGTGAGGCTTTTGTTGACTTCTTCGCCGATTGCGCGTTCTTTGACTTTGTTGATAAAATCGCGCACCACCGGTAATGCTACGTCGGCTTCAAGTAATGCCATCCGCACTTCGCGTAGCGTCTCTTTGATATTTTCTTCGGTTAAGCGTCCTTTGCCCGTGATATTGCGTAGGGTTTTGGACAGGCGATCTGATAAATTTTCAAACATTATTGATCCTAATTTTATTCGACAAAATTGCCCTCATTATACTGAAATTCGGTAGATTTTCATCATTTGAAAGAAATTTATAGCGATTTTAGCAGCGCACCGCTAGAATAAACTGTTAATTTGTATTCAGGGAGATAATTAGATGGGGTTTGCTTTCGTTTCGGTCTTGTTATATTTGCTTAGTATTTTATTGATCGTGCCTTTATTGGTGAAAGCGCATAGCAGTGGGAAAATGGAGAAACGTAAGCAATATGTCTTTTTTTTGACCGCGCTTTTCGCCCTTATCTGCCATCTTGTCAGTTTGCATACATTAATTCAGCATTTATTCAACGGACAACGTTTTACTTTGATGGACGTTGGTTCGTTGCTTAGCGTGATCATTGCGGGATTG
This sequence is a window from [Pasteurella] mairii. Protein-coding genes within it:
- the ffh gene encoding signal recognition particle protein, whose amino-acid sequence is MFENLSDRLSKTLRNITGKGRLTEENIKETLREVRMALLEADVALPVVRDFINKVKERAIGEEVNKSLTPGQAFLKIVQAELENAMGEANEQLNLATQPPAVILMAGLQGAGKTTSVGKLAQFLKQRHKKKVLVVSADVYRPAAIKQLETLAQAVGADFYPSNTQQNPVAIAQNALAEAKLKFYDVLIVDTAGRLHVDGEMMEEIQQIHTALQPIETLFTVDAMTGQDAANTAKAFNEALPLTGVILTKVDGDARGGAALSIRQITGKPIKFLGVGEKTDALEPFHPDRVASRILGMGDVLSLIEDLQRNVDQEKAQKMAAKFKKGDHFTLDDFREQLVEMKKMGGMMSMLEKLPGAKNLPDHVKNQVDDKMFVKMEAIINSMTLKERANPEIIKGSRRRRIALGSGTQVQDVNKLLKQFDDMQRMMKKMRKGGMAKMMRGMQGMMGGMGGFGGLFKR